The following coding sequences are from one Microtus pennsylvanicus isolate mMicPen1 chromosome 1, mMicPen1.hap1, whole genome shotgun sequence window:
- the LOC142851104 gene encoding paired immunoglobulin-like type 2 receptor alpha, producing the protein MQRLRLYLPEKKSGDCAKGHKGGSSATQERRSQNDKGSCWPREGGDGEVLSPLSPPHEKTQEMWVTLPRVPPLGVLSFLMALLDSLTGEMQAMTWILLLLLPAALQAGNSAGSNSRNYFGIKQPARLSGVQGGSIEIPFSFSFSWELAKDPQMRILWRWQHFYGEFIYNSSSGFIHEHFKDRLILNWTQPQTSGVLRILDLKEQDQTVYFCRVHLNTKHGIEQWQSIPGTLLTITHRKHIPAPRTTSPSPTTATCAHTKNTLTSTESQMSEESQTLDLGTTVGLAVVAAVLLAGVLGLMVFLRWKRRKGQRTKAETPGRELIENTEKCEQVEPEGRHMGPKENPKDNNIVYASIALSSPTSPGTPACPPVHENPQEETVYSIVKTK; encoded by the exons ATGCAGAGGTTAAGGCTGtatcttccagaaaaaaaaagtggggacTGTGCTAAAGGGCACAAGGGTGGATCTTCTGCAACACAGGAAAGAAGAAGCCAGAATGATAAAGGAAGTTGCTGGCCACGAGAAGGTGGAGATGGGGAAGTTCTGTCCCCACTTAGTCCTCCACATGAGAAGACACAGGAAATGTGGGTCACTTTACCCAGGGTTCCTCCACTGGGCGTCCTCTCCTTCCTGATGGCTCTGCTGGACTCTCTTACTGGAGAGATGCAGGCTATGACTTggatcctgcttctgctgctgccagCAGCCCTGCAAGCTG GGAACTCAGCAGGATCCAACAGCAGAAATTACTTTGGTATCAAACAGCCAGCACGCCTCTCTGGTGTCCAGGGCGGCTCCATCGagatccccttctccttctccttctcatgGGAGTTGGCAAAGGATCCACAGATGAGGATTCTCTGGAGATGGCAGCACTTTTATGGGGAATTTATCTACAACTCCTCCTCGGGTTTCATCCATGAGCATTTCAAGGACCGGCTCATCCTGAACTGGACACAGCCTCAGACATCCGGAGTCCTCAGAATCCTGGACTTGAAGGAGCAGGACCAGACGGTGTACTTCTGCCGAGTTCATCTGAACACGAAACATGGCATAGAGCAGTGGCAGTCAATTCCTGGGACCCTACTCACCATCACCCATAGGAAGCACATCCCAG cccccaggacCACCTCTCCAAGCCCCACCACTGCAACTTGTGCACACACCAAAAACACCCTCACGTCCACAGAAAGTCAGATGAGCGAAGAAAGTCAGACCCTGGATCTGGGAACCACAGTTGGGTTGGCAGTGGTTGCTGCTGTGCTcctggctggggttttgggattGATGGTGTTCctcaggtggaagaggaggaaag GCCAGAGGACTAAAGCTGAAACCCCAGGCAG GGAACTCATTGAAAACACTGAGAAATGTGAGCAAGTTGAGCCCGAAG GACGACATATGGGCCCTAAAGAGAACCCCAAG GACAACAACATCGTGTATGCCTCCATTGCCCTCTCAAGCCCGACCTCCCCAGGAACACCAGCCTGCCCGCCTGTCCATGAGAACCCCCAGGAAGAGACTGTATACTCCATCGTGAAGACCAAATGA